CAGTTGACTGAGCGGGTCCTTGGTCTGGGGTATTGCAAGTGCGGAGAGCGTGATCGGAAACCAGCTGTTCGTGGCTCCCAATAGCACCGCGCGTGCTTCCTCATCGCATTCGTGGTCGAAGTGGTCTAGGTGCGGATGCCGTCCTCGGCACCCCGGCAGATTCTCTTTTCCTGCCTTGCCGAAAGCGTGCGCCATGCTTCTGGATGCCCCACAGGCATCACATTTCACCCACAGGTTTTCCGTTTGCAGCGACGCGCCACTCTCGAAGAAGCGCAGCGTGCCCTTGCACGAGCTATTACCTCCATGCACGAAGTAGTGCCACGGAAAATCGTCAAGGTGGCCGTCGCGACAGGCCAGAAGGAAACGTGCGGGAACCGCATCCGCGTCTTTAGCTTTTTGGTCACCCTTTGAGCCTGTGCAGCCTTTGTGAACGAAGCGAGTTCGCTCCGGCCTGAAGCGGTTCTCCTTGATCTCGAACAGACCGGCATCAAAGGGCGACAGCAGGCCGCACTTCACGCAGCGCATCCAGCGCGGGAATGGCCGGACGGGAACGCCGATATTGGCCTCGGCCGACCAGACGTCGACGAGTTCACTCTTCTGAAACGGCGGCATCCGCAGGCTCTCGACCTGCGCCCCCAATACCTTTCGAACGGCAGCGAGCAGTCGTGCCTCTTGAATCGGCTGGCAGCGGTCTTTTTCCCATCGGTCGATGCCGAGCGTCACGACGGACAGGCTGGGCAGGTCGATCAGCGCACCGGGCCCATAGGTCCACAGCAACTGGCTGGGGCGAACTTCTCCGACTGGAGTCTTGTTGTTGATGATCATGTTCAATCGTCATCCTTCGTTGCGGGACGAGGCTTCCAATCGTGATCGTCCGTGATATGGCTCGTGTTCATGATCAGACGCACGCCGGGCTCGACCTCTCGCATCGACATCGGTACGGTCCAGTTGTCCCAGGCCTGAAGGCCGGGCGACTTGATCAATGCAACGGTCTTGTCTTTTTCGGGGCCGCGCTTCTCATAGGCCAAGATGCGCCCTCCCTTGCTGACTTCTTTCGCCCATTCGTCTGCACGTTCTTTCAGCTCAGTCTCAGCCAACTGCTTGCGCGAGTTGTCTTCAGCGACATTGCCTGCGCGAGTAGCCAAAATCTTGATGGCATCCGTCATCTCGGCCTGGTTGGACATGCTCAGTTGGCCCGCGCCTTCGTTCGGGCTGAACACATCGTTCTCAAGGCGCATCAAACTCAGCATCGCGCCAGTCAAACCACGGTCCATCGCGCGCGGCGAGAACGGCGTTACCGATTGCGCCTCGACATGCTTGTAGAACGTGGCGTGGTAGTGCTCGAAGGTTTCGTAGTGCGACAGATCGCGCGGTCTAGCCCACGTCAGCACCGTACAGACCAAGCCTGGGAAGGAACGCCCGACACGACTGGTGGCCTGAATGTATTCAGCTGTTCCTTTAGGTTGCCCGTTAACCGCCATCAGCCCGAGCCGGTTCACGTCAACACCCACGGACAGCATGTTGGTCGCCAGCACCACATCGATGGCGCGCGTGTCGCCCTCCTGCCAGCGGGTCACGTACTTGCCGGTTGCAGTGTCAAACTCGGATTTGAACTTGACCTCCAGGTTGTCGAGGTACTTGGGGATGTCCTGACTTGATACCCGAGATGTCAGCTCGCGAATGTTGCTGATGCTCCGTTGTGCCAATGCGGGTCGCTCCACCATGCTCATCTGCACCCGGTAGGAACGCGTTTGCACGTCGTCCTCGGCCAAGCGCTTCATGCCGCCCAACTCGCGCAGGGAATTGAAGTACCCGACCATGGTCATGTACGGGTCGGCGGGTTCGCCAAAGTGATCGAACAGTTCCTGTGCTGCCGTCAAGAACGCGGTGTAGACGCGGATCAACATCGCGGGGCGCGAACTGCCGGGCGAGCACACCCCGAGGTAACGCCGTCCCGGCTTTTCCTCAATCGGTCGATGGACTGAGAAGAAGTTGTCTTCCACGTCCAGTCCATGCGGTGGGAACACCGAAACACGGCGCATGAAGACGTTATTCACCTGCTCTCTGGCTTTGCGTACCGTCGCCGTGGAGGCGATGATTTTCGGCTTGACCGTTTTGTCGCCAAGTGTCCAGCCGCACAGCTCATCGACGGCAGTCTCGTACAAGCCCACCATGGTGCCCAATGGCCCACTGATAAGGTGGAATTCGTCCTGAATGATCAGGTCTGGCGGGCGAATGGGGCTGATGGTCTTCGCCTTCGTCGAAGGGAGTCTTTTGCCCGCCTGGTGATTGCCATTGCAGTCGGCACCTTGCCACAGCAGGCCATGGCGTTCGCATTCTTGGCCCACGCGACCAAATAGCGTGCGCACCTGACCACGCCACGCCATCATGGCGAACTTGTCCACGGTGGCAATCATCATCGCCGGCGGGCGATGGTAGATCTCTTCATCTACCACCAGTACCGGAATCCCCGGATGTGGCTGTTTGCTAGATTTCCCCTTTGAAAAGTCGCAGCGGCCCTTTTTATCGCCACAGTAAACAAAGGTGCGACCGCCCGAAGTATCCTTCTGAACTTCAACATCTTGGCCTGGAACGATTTCAGTTCCGCACCAGGGGCAACTGGTGAGTTGCGCGGGAGACGCCGCGCCAGCGTTGTATTTGCCGGGGTTACGGACATCCTCAATGGCGCGATGGCTGTCTTCCGTCGTGCCAGGCGTCACCTTGTTGCCAACCCAGAGTCCGATGGTGAAAGGTTCGATACCAAGGGATTTGTCACCCTTATCCAGCGCCTCGCGGCGCAATACTTCCATGGCGCAAATCAACGCTGTGGCACGCTGGAACTGCTGGAGCGTCAGCAAGCGCAGCGTGTAACGCATGATCACGGCCAAGCCGCGTGAGCTGTCGTAGCCGCCGAGATTGCCCTGCATGCGCCGGATGGCCATGGTGAAGGCGGCCACGCCCAAATAGGCTTCGGTCTTACCGCCACCGGTGGGGAACCACAGCAGATCGGCGTAAGCCTCGACGGGTTCAACGCGATCCGGGTGGCTCGGGTCTGCCAGTGACGGAATGGAGAGCAGCAGAAACGCCAACTGGAACGGACGCCAGCTGCGGTTCTTCAGCACATCGAACTTGTCGATGGTGACATCCTCGCCCCGGCGCATGGCCAGCGCGTATTGGCTGCGCACGCGTTGCGTGGCCATCGCCCGGTTGGCAAACCGGAACGCGGCCAGCGCCTTCTCATTGCCTTTCAGCGTGTCGATACCCTGCTGCAGGCGCGTATAGATCTCTTGGCATCGGTCCATCGCCTGTTGCGACTGAGTGTCGTAGCCGGTCACTTCTGCCCCGACGCGAGCGCGCTGCTCATCGATCCACGCGGCATAGTCCTTGGTCAGCATGCCCAAGGCATCGACCAGCGGGTCGATGTCCAAGGTCGCCAGTCGCTGCATATCCAGCAGTCCGCTGCTGACCATTTGGCGCATCGCCGGGCGATCGGATGGATCGAGGCCGGGCGTCTCCGTCACCTGCACCTCGTACTGCGGCATCACCGTGGTGCGCACCTCGGTGGCCAGCGTCACGTCGTCTGCGGTTTCGGCATGGACGGCAACGCCATGGCCCACGGCGAATTCGACGCGGTTGCGGTAGATCATCTCCAGAGCTTCACGCTCCGGGTCCATACCGTCTGCGTCCAGCACCGGCCTGCGCCGGAAGATGGCGCGTTTGGCGGCATCGTTCTCCGAACGAACGATCAGCTCGGGCTGGAACACCCACGCCGTGTCGCGGTTGGTGTCCGGTTCCTCCTGTGCATTCACCAGAAACAAGGTGACCAGCCGATCGCCATTGGCATTCTTGGCCCGGATTGAGCCCTGCACGCGCACTTCGGGAAACTCGCTGTCGGGTGCCTGATGTGGAATCACGCCTTCGGTAAGCGGCAGCACGATCTTCCCGCCACAAGGAATGCGCTGCCACACCTTGGCCTTCTGCCCGTTGGACTTGAGCAGTTCATGCTCATCATTCGGTACACGCTCGTACCGGCCCCAGCGCGCTTCGATCTCTATCCGGTCGGCATCACCATCGACGCAGAAGGTCATGCCGAGGCTGCTGGGCACCAGCGACTGGTTGCTGGCGGCGTCGATCTCGTCAGCCGAATCCGATTCCGGCTCTACACGCCCGGTGGCCGTTCCAAACTCCGCCCCCGGTTCGTGACGTCCGGGAGCCTTGGCCTCCGTAGGCGCCTCAAAGTCGTCATTGGCCAGTGGCCCGTCCAGCCCCTCAATGCCGCCCTGTGCGGCCTCACGCGGGGCCAGTTTGCCAACCAAGTAGCGATCCCGCACACCCATGTCGACGATGCGTTCGCGGGGGCCGCCAGCGGGGCCCAGCAGGTCGTCCATCACGGCCAGCTGCAGCAGTTCGCGGATATAGGCCTGATCCTCAATGATCGGCACTTCGGCAATCGTCTTGTGCAATGCCTTCGGAAGCGACTCAAGGAAGTCCGTCCATTGAATGCGGCCAACGCTGCCGGACGAAGGCGGGGTGAGCGAAGTAAGACCAATCGAAATCGCCGGATCGACCAACAGCATGCGGTCGAAGTAGATCGTGGTGGTCTCCAGATCGGAGCGAACCCGCAGCAGCCGCCCGACCCGCGTGATGTGACAAGCGGTGTTCAGAATCAACACCCAATCGTCATCGGCGATGGCTTGATACAGTGAACGCTCGCCTTTCAGCCGCAATGTGTAGGGTGCCAGCGTGAGATCGCCGGAAAGACCATGATCAATGGCGATCCAGGCGTTCGGTGATTTCTGTTGGTTGCCTTCAGCCATTCTTATCCCCTTTATCGTTTTCGCTCTTGGTCAGGCGTTCGAGCAACGTAGCAATCGCCATCGCAGCACTTGCACAGTTCGCAATCAGCGTTTGTCCCTGATGTAGTGGAGAGCTTGAGCCGTCAATGCCAGCCAGCTTCATCGCTTCCGCCAACTCGCTCCCCGGCAAATGTGCGTCGGCAAGGCGAAGCTGGTATGTCCCTACCAGTGGCGTAAGCGCATGGCGTGCTTCCTCTGGTGCGCACACCGTCGCCAGAACCTTCTCAAGCGATTTGAGTGAGCCCCACTTCTCACCCTTTGGCGGTGCAGCGATCTCTTGCAGCACGGCAATGTCAATGCTGTCAGCCGTCAGCCGTGCTATGTCCTTCGCTAACGCGAATAGCCCCTTTTCGTTGGTCGACCGAAAGCGATGGATGCGACTCAGCACTTCATTGCGGTATGGGTGCTCACGAAACAGTGATTTGCCTCGTATTGCCAAAAAGACCTCATCCATACGAGCCAGAGCTTGAACAAGAGCAGTTTCTGGCGAAGTGGTATCTGCTGGTTTTGCCCGCATCTGTGAAGCAAGCAGTTCCTCTGAAACGCCGCCCTCTGGCGTGACGTTGAAGCCCGCCCACACTCTCTGCTGCCAATCCCGCAAGAGGCCGATGTCCTTGGCGTACACATTGACGAGGCCAATCGAGTTGACGCCAAAGTGCACGCCGTAGTCGGGTGAGCAGGTGACTGATCCCGTGTCCCGGGTGTACCACCCCAAGTGCCCGCCCCGATGCTCAAGTAGCGCGTTTATTACTTCGGGCCGGAACCACAGCCAACGGCTTTCTTTCGTGAGGGTATCCTTCGACTCGCGAGTGCCAGCCGCATCAGTAATGAAAAACACCGAGCCTGGAACATCATCTCCACGAATTCGGGCGCTGTACTTGCCTGGACTGATCCACTCATCTCGCCAATATTCGCCTTCCACGACGAACAGCTTTCGTTCTTTACGCTTGAACGCCCAGGACCGTCCTTCGGTTACATCGTCAGTAGGGAAACCGAACACAGGCACATCTTCGCTGGGATCAACGTCGGTTCGAGACATGTGAAACACCGCTGTTTCCGCCCCAAATGGCATGCCGCCTTCGTGGATCTCATAGGTTCGCCCCTCCCAGCGCGCACCCTCAGTACCTTCATGCTTCGGGTTCTCTACCCAAGCGATATGAGCGATGTCTTCGACAATTTCCTCGCGGTTCCAGTAGGCAGTCACGAGTAATCCCATGCCTCGCGCACAAAGGTAGTCGAGTAGGAATTCCGCCTTTGCCTCCATCAGGAATGGTCGACCGTCTGGGTGCCGATGGAGGCGGGCCACTTCCGTGTATCCCTCATTCGGGCATATCCAACGATCACCATCTCTCATGAGTTCGAGGGCAATCACGAAGTCCTGATGCAGGTGCCAAACGTTTTGCTCAGCACCGTTCAAGCGTTGTTCAAGCACCAGTGAAAAGCCAATCTGCTCGCCTTGGCTGTACTCATATATTTCGGCTGGTATGTAGCGCCCATCGTCGACACAGGCCCGGTGTTCGTGACTGATGCCAACATCCGACCAACCAAGCTTGGTTGCCTTGTCTTTGAGCGCAACTGGAACGGCAAGTGAGCCAGCGCCAAAGAATTCCTCCTTGAACCCAAGATGGCCACGATTTCCCTGTTCGCAGATTGGCTGAACCGCTCTCAGCGGTATCCAAGCTGATGAAGTAAACTTTCGACGGCGGATTTCAGCCATCTCAAACCAGGCCTGGGGCATCATTGCGCAGTCCCCCCGGCATCTGTCGCTCGATACCGTGCCCCGCGCCTCTCGCCTTGGCGTTCAACTTTGCCGCCTGCGATCAGCTCAGCGATCGCGGTGTTCCACTGGCCATCCGTGATACCGGTGGCGGCGAGGACCTCTGTCTTGGCGTGCCAGCCGTCATTCGCATTTAGGAAGCCAAGGATTGCCGTGGCGGGCGTCACACCGGTGACGGGCGTTGCGGTCCCGTTCTCGAAGTCGAGCGAGGGTTGGATCCTCGCGGAGGAAGCAGTGCGGCCGGCTCGCGTGGCACGGGTCGAGGCGCGTGGCGTAGCGTTGCCATGAAGCCCTTGAGCGACCTCTTCCTCATAACGCTGGCGGTTCAGATCCGACAGTCGCCGAAGCACTTCAAGGCGCGCACGACCGCTGATGGTGAAACGGACGCGATCGTTCTCTGGGAGGTACGGCACTTCGTGGTATCCGTGCTCCAAGTCAATATCGTCCCACCCGTAGACGCGAGCGACCGCGAGATCTATTTCACGATGCAGGCCGCGCATCAGCTCGACTTGGGAATTGTCGTCCGACTGATCATGGAATCGGTTGTAAAACTTGGTGAGGCCGATCGATTTATCTGCCAACAACGACTCTCGATACGAGTGATAACGCTCGCCGAGTTCGTCGAGTTCGGCGTTGCCATTGAGCACTGGCATCGGCCAGGTCTCCAAAGCTGATGACGTTGAGTATCGAAGCGTCGATGCCCCTAGAGTTCCGCAAGCCCAAAAAGCCCATTCCTGATGAATACTGGACTGCAATACTGAAAAATCTGACCATTGATAAAGGAAGTAGACCTTGCTTGCATGGTTATAAACGTATCGTGACGGGACCCTCCTGAAGGTCACATATTTGGTAACGATAGGAGAAACCAAGAAGGAATCGTGAGTTGCAGCCTCACGAAGGAGGCTCGGCCTCAAGTCCCAGAACTTCCAGAAGCAATCCTGATGTATCTGTCCAGTCAAGGAATTGCGATAAGGCTTGACCAACTCCTCAACACGTCGAAAAGCTGGGCCGAATTTTTTCGCCCGCTCTTCTGGCCAGTCGCGAAAGTAGATCACCCAGCGATAAGCATTCAACGCGGGCATCGTGTTGATGTCCTGTGCGTTAAAGATAGGAAATATCACCTCAGAACAATTAGGATCCTCTTCAAGTATTGCTGCACGCTCTTCTTCAGTAAGCTCAAAGCCGCGACCAAGAACATCCTGACCTTGAGAAAATGTACCTTTTAACGCCTTGAGTTTCAGTGGTCGTTTGATTTGGACATCTTCTTCCAGAGCACCATTGATGGCTTGCACCGTGCGATCATCCAGGATTTTCGGACCCTGCCAATCATCGCGGGAAACCCAAGCGATTGAAACGACCACGGCTGCATTGCCCGGCCAAACCATGCGCGAGCATCCCCGGTAGGCGACTCCACCCATTCCGATGATCTGATCCAAGCAGACCACACGAGAGCCAGTTTCTGTGATTGACTTGGTTGCCAACAGGCCAAAGCAGCCGTTCGATCCGAGCAAGGCAAAGGCTCGCAAATAGAAATATACGCAGAGGTCGGGTGAGCCCACGACACCATTGCGTATTAGCTTCAAATACTCTTGGTATGTCAGGCCAAAACGACGCCCGATCCAACGTCCTCCACTGAACGGGGGATTTCCAACGATGCCATCGAACCCCCTAGGGTCGCGTGCGAAAACTTCTGGAAATTCGAGGGGCCAATGGAATGGCCGACGAGGTGGCTTGCTCTCGGGCAGATCAGTTGAAAGCGCTGCGACGGCTTGTCGACGCATTGCAGCCGCAGTATCTTGGTCGCCGTCAATGGCTCGTCCGGCTTGGATGGAGAGCGAGGCAAGTGCGTTCTCTAACGCCACGCCAGTGCCCCTCGTAACGAACACCTCTCCGACGAACGCATCGGCGATGAGCTCCGGCACTTCGAGTTTCTGGCGTGCATTGGCATCCAGTCGCGCCATGGCCTCTATGTCA
This genomic interval from Parazoarcus communis contains the following:
- the drmA gene encoding DISARM system helicase DrmA, coding for MAEGNQQKSPNAWIAIDHGLSGDLTLAPYTLRLKGERSLYQAIADDDWVLILNTACHITRVGRLLRVRSDLETTTIYFDRMLLVDPAISIGLTSLTPPSSGSVGRIQWTDFLESLPKALHKTIAEVPIIEDQAYIRELLQLAVMDDLLGPAGGPRERIVDMGVRDRYLVGKLAPREAAQGGIEGLDGPLANDDFEAPTEAKAPGRHEPGAEFGTATGRVEPESDSADEIDAASNQSLVPSSLGMTFCVDGDADRIEIEARWGRYERVPNDEHELLKSNGQKAKVWQRIPCGGKIVLPLTEGVIPHQAPDSEFPEVRVQGSIRAKNANGDRLVTLFLVNAQEEPDTNRDTAWVFQPELIVRSENDAAKRAIFRRRPVLDADGMDPEREALEMIYRNRVEFAVGHGVAVHAETADDVTLATEVRTTVMPQYEVQVTETPGLDPSDRPAMRQMVSSGLLDMQRLATLDIDPLVDALGMLTKDYAAWIDEQRARVGAEVTGYDTQSQQAMDRCQEIYTRLQQGIDTLKGNEKALAAFRFANRAMATQRVRSQYALAMRRGEDVTIDKFDVLKNRSWRPFQLAFLLLSIPSLADPSHPDRVEPVEAYADLLWFPTGGGKTEAYLGVAAFTMAIRRMQGNLGGYDSSRGLAVIMRYTLRLLTLQQFQRATALICAMEVLRREALDKGDKSLGIEPFTIGLWVGNKVTPGTTEDSHRAIEDVRNPGKYNAGAASPAQLTSCPWCGTEIVPGQDVEVQKDTSGGRTFVYCGDKKGRCDFSKGKSSKQPHPGIPVLVVDEEIYHRPPAMMIATVDKFAMMAWRGQVRTLFGRVGQECERHGLLWQGADCNGNHQAGKRLPSTKAKTISPIRPPDLIIQDEFHLISGPLGTMVGLYETAVDELCGWTLGDKTVKPKIIASTATVRKAREQVNNVFMRRVSVFPPHGLDVEDNFFSVHRPIEEKPGRRYLGVCSPGSSRPAMLIRVYTAFLTAAQELFDHFGEPADPYMTMVGYFNSLRELGGMKRLAEDDVQTRSYRVQMSMVERPALAQRSISNIRELTSRVSSQDIPKYLDNLEVKFKSEFDTATGKYVTRWQEGDTRAIDVVLATNMLSVGVDVNRLGLMAVNGQPKGTAEYIQATSRVGRSFPGLVCTVLTWARPRDLSHYETFEHYHATFYKHVEAQSVTPFSPRAMDRGLTGAMLSLMRLENDVFSPNEGAGQLSMSNQAEMTDAIKILATRAGNVAEDNSRKQLAETELKERADEWAKEVSKGGRILAYEKRGPEKDKTVALIKSPGLQAWDNWTVPMSMREVEPGVRLIMNTSHITDDHDWKPRPATKDDD